The following DNA comes from Chitinophaga nivalis.
CGTACCGCGGTCGTAGCTATGCACCGCATTGGTACGGGCATAGTTCAATTCCAGGTTGACAGCCGTTTTCACGGATGGTTGCCAGGTAAAGGAAGGCGCCAGAAAAATATTTTCGGTATGCTGCTGATCACGGAAGCTGTTGCTGCGGTCATACCCTGCAATGGCGCGGTACAGCCATTTTTTATTGGCTGATAAAGCGCCGGTAGCATCCGCCGCAAAACGGGCAAAATCCCAGCTGCCATAGGAAGCATGTACACTTAGTCCGGTTGTTGCCTGTGGTTTTTTGGTAACAAAATTAATAAGGCCGCCCGGCATCCCTTCGCTGAACAGCACGGAAGCCGGTCCCCGCAACACTTCTACCCTTTCAATATTATACAACAGCGATGGCTGGTTCCACAGATACAGGTTACCCCGCACCCCGTTGAACATAATAAAACTACCTTCTGCCGGGTTATAGCCACTGAATCCGCGCATGCTGAATCCACCCATGCCATTATTGGCTTTTACACCGGTCATTAAAGGCACCAGCTCATTGAGGGTGGCTGCCTGCCGGTCTTTGATCACCGCTTGTCCTACCACCTGCACCGATTGCGGTGTCTCCAGCAGTGATGTGGCAGTTCTCGTAGCAATAGAAGAAACAGGTGTGCGGTATCCATCCTGCTGACCTGCGATCACTACTTCTCCCAGATCGCGGCGGTGGGCCACGGTATCCCGGGAAGTCTTATCCTGTGCCAGGCCTACAGCCGGTAACAGGTACCCTATCCACAACAGGAACAGCTTTTTATTACAATACATGACAATTAAACAAATACAGTTTGAAAAATAGTACGATCCTTTACAGTTACTGCCTGTAAACGCTGCTCCGACGGCAACAAGGTAAACGCGTATCTTACCGGAATACAATACGGGATAAACAGCTGGCGGGTATACTGTGGCGCAAACCTACGGCATGAGGTCATAAAAACCAAATGCCCGGTACGCGTCAGGTGGTTTCGTCTTCCTCTACTGTGACCTGATACCGGCCGGCATGCGGCAAGGGTTGTATCATCGCATCCATACGGGCGCTCCAGGTATAGGTAAAAGCAGCCCCGAAATAAAAGATCAGGGAAGAATAAAACATAAACAGCAGTAACAATACCATAGCAGCAGAAGCGCCGTAAATACTGTTGATACTGCTATAGGTAAGCATCACTTTCAGGATCAGCTTTCCGATATTAAACAGGATACTGGTAACCAAAGCGCCGGTAAGTCCTGCTTTCCAGCGTGGACGGCCATCCGGCAGAAAATAAAACACCAGGAAAAACCAGATAGTGACAATCACCACGGAAATCACATAGTTCAACGCACTGTTATAATACATGGCCAGGGCCGGCAGCCAGGCATCGATATATTTTCCCAGAAAGGCTTTGGCCGCATCCGCCACCAGGTCGATGATAAATAACACGCCTGCAAAAAAGATCACCAGCACGCCTCTTAACCGGGATAATAATATCTGTCCTACCGTGGCTTTGTGTACCGGTTTGATCTTCCATAATTCATTGAGTGAACTCTTGATGATTTTGAAAAGCGTAGTCGCTACAAATAACAGGAAAAGAAAACCACCTATGGCGATCAGCCAGTTCTGGGCAATACTCCTGAAAGCCTTGAGGGTACCGGTTAAGGCCTCCGTGGCTTCTTTACCGAAAACGCCTTCCAGTTGTGCAAATAACCGCTTACCTACATGCTGGATACGGAAAATCAGTCGCAACAATTGTATAATGATTACCAGGATAGCCGGTAAGGCAAACGTGGTAAAAAAGGCCGTTGCGCCGGCCATCCGCAGCGGATCATTTGCCTGCAGCTCTTTCCAGGCATCCTTAAATGCCAGGAAAAAGTGCAGCCAGTAAGGTATCTTTTTTTCCGTA
Coding sequences within:
- a CDS encoding YihY/virulence factor BrkB family protein — its product is MGDTTTEKKIPYWLHFFLAFKDAWKELQANDPLRMAGATAFFTTFALPAILVIIIQLLRLIFRIQHVGKRLFAQLEGVFGKEATEALTGTLKAFRSIAQNWLIAIGGFLFLLFVATTLFKIIKSSLNELWKIKPVHKATVGQILLSRLRGVLVIFFAGVLFIIDLVADAAKAFLGKYIDAWLPALAMYYNSALNYVISVVIVTIWFFLVFYFLPDGRPRWKAGLTGALVTSILFNIGKLILKVMLTYSSINSIYGASAAMVLLLLFMFYSSLIFYFGAAFTYTWSARMDAMIQPLPHAGRYQVTVEEDETT